From the genome of Novosphingobium sp. P6W:
AATTTCGAGGGCTCTCGACAGAAAATCGTCGATTGAAATTCGGGTGTTGGCTCATCCGACCCATCAAAATTCGTCGGAAGGCGGTAACGGCGAGATCAGCCATCCAAGGGTTAAGGAATGAACGCCTGGCTTGATCGCTCGCTGCCCATAGGATTTCGGCCATTGACGATATACAGCCGCCCAGTTCCATTGCTAGCGGTCATTCGTTCAGGTTGTCCCAGCGCGACAACTGACAGCTGACAGTTGGCAATCGCCCTTTTTGGCTCCTTCCTCACTTCCGCTCTAGCGCGAAGTCCACCTGCACTGACACGCTGCTGACGGTACGACCGGGCATGAGGCTGCCGTTGCCGGCTTGCTGCACAGCTTGCTCCATCACTACCGGTGGGGGCGCCACCGGCACGGCTCCGGGTAGGTTGCGGTCGCCCTGTACCCCACCAGAGTCGCGGATGGTCAGGATACGGACCACCCGCATACCCGCCGCCTCGGCATATGCGTCGGCGCGCGCTCGCGCCGCCTTGAACGCGGCGGCGTAGGCGCTGTTGGCTGCTCCCTCGCGGTCAGTCATGCGCAGGTCCGGCCCGCTGATGACGTTGGCGCCTGCCTGGGTGGCCGCCGCGACGGCGGCGCCGGCGTCCGCGACCTTGCGCACCGCGACGTTGACCACGTTGCTAGCCTGATACTGGCCCTTGCGGTCTCCCCAATCCATCCGCTGCACACTGACGGCCCGTGTCTGAATGTCTCGCTTGGCGATGCCCGTCGCCACAAGCGCGCTGACGATCTCCCCGATCTTCTCGGCGTTGGCATCGCTAGCCAGTCTTGCGTCCTTGGCCCAACTATTCACACCAGCCTGGAACTGAGCCTGGTCAGGCCGGGTCTCGGCC
Proteins encoded in this window:
- a CDS encoding SIMPL domain-containing protein, which gives rise to MFVLRVKTSLFFMPLAALASCGSPPPDGRGVDRDETLLSVSATGEAETRPDQAQFQAGVNSWAKDARLASDANAEKIGEIVSALVATGIAKRDIQTRAVSVQRMDWGDRKGQYQASNVVNVAVRKVADAGAAVAAATQAGANVISGPDLRMTDREGAANSAYAAAFKAARARADAYAEAAGMRVVRILTIRDSGGVQGDRNLPGAVPVAPPPVVMEQAVQQAGNGSLMPGRTVSSVSVQVDFALERK